CCTGGAGAAAAATTGAGCCACGCCAGTTGGAACGAAGCTCTCAAGCCGCGGCTTCGCCTTCGAGAATCGCCACGGCGGTGGCGTAGTTTTGCGTATGGCTTAGGCTGAGGTGGAAACGTGCGCCGTGGCGCCGCTCGAAAAGAGCCTGCCCGCCGTCGTGCAGGATCACGAACGGCTCGCCACTTTCCTTGCGGCCCACTTCAATGTCCTGCCATCCTAATTGAGCGCCGATGCCGGTGCCGAACGCTTTGGAGATCGCCTCCTTCGCCGCGAATCGGGCTGCCAGAAACGGTGCCGGGTTGCGATGAGAAAGCGAGTAGGCAATTTCGGCAGGGCGAAGGATTCGGGTCAAGAACCGGTCGCCGAATTTTTCGTGCGAAGCGCGGATGCGGGAGACTTCGATGATGTCAATGCCGAGGCCCAAAATCATTTTTCAATTTCCTCATGGAGCGGGTTGGGGCGCAGCCGGCCGAGCTGTAGCCCGGGTGCCGACGGGGCCTGGTAATTCAAAGCTTCACCCGCGATAAGCCTCCATCACGCGCAGAAATTCCTTGATGGCAGTTTCGAGGCCGACCATCACCGCGCGGCTGATGATGCTGTGGCCGATGTTGAGTT
The window above is part of the Candidatus Angelobacter sp. genome. Proteins encoded here:
- the acpS gene encoding holo-ACP synthase; protein product: MILGLGIDIIEVSRIRASHEKFGDRFLTRILRPAEIAYSLSHRNPAPFLAARFAAKEAISKAFGTGIGAQLGWQDIEVGRKESGEPFVILHDGGQALFERRHGARFHLSLSHTQNYATAVAILEGEAAA